From the Pyrinomonadaceae bacterium genome, one window contains:
- a CDS encoding TraR/DksA family transcriptional regulator, which translates to MDKRKAKTYQDKLTERRVALVGQVQAAEAYSRERDAEATQDPADMAANAYTKELLMSMSTNDRQLLDSIDAALARISEGEYGKCINCGEPILEKRLEAVPWARHCIRCQDMIERGQLAEDEE; encoded by the coding sequence ATGGATAAGAGAAAAGCAAAAACGTATCAGGACAAATTGACCGAGCGGCGCGTAGCGCTGGTGGGCCAGGTACAGGCGGCCGAAGCCTACAGCCGTGAACGCGATGCTGAAGCTACGCAGGATCCGGCCGACATGGCCGCGAACGCTTACACGAAAGAGTTGTTGATGTCGATGTCCACCAACGATCGGCAACTCCTGGATTCGATTGATGCCGCACTCGCGCGCATTTCTGAGGGCGAGTACGGTAAATGCATAAATTGCGGCGAACCGATTCTCGAGAAGCGTCTGGAAGCGGTGCCGTGGGCCCGTCACTGCATCCGTTGCCAGGATATGATTGAGCGTGGCCAGTTGGCCGAAGACGAGGAGTAA
- a CDS encoding 23S rRNA (pseudouridine(1915)-N(3))-methyltransferase RlmH codes for MKLRFIWPGKTKDERLRSLIEDYLKRLSRFARSEIVEVKESRTRDAGAVTKESQRIIDAIGDSTAAVLLDLNGSDWSSHDLARQVQRWENDGTKEVAIVIGGPEGVSTEVQSRANVRWRLSRLTLTHEMARVLAVEQLYRAFAINRGLPYQK; via the coding sequence ATGAAGCTTCGCTTCATCTGGCCGGGCAAGACTAAGGATGAGCGGCTGCGGTCGCTGATTGAGGATTACTTAAAACGGCTCTCGCGATTTGCGCGCAGTGAGATTGTCGAAGTCAAAGAGAGCCGGACCCGAGACGCAGGGGCAGTTACCAAAGAATCGCAAAGGATAATCGATGCGATTGGAGATTCAACCGCCGCGGTCTTGCTGGATTTGAATGGCAGCGATTGGAGTTCGCATGACTTGGCCAGGCAGGTGCAGCGCTGGGAGAACGACGGGACAAAGGAAGTGGCGATTGTGATTGGTGGTCCCGAAGGAGTTTCGACGGAGGTGCAATCACGAGCGAATGTGCGTTGGCGTTTGTCGCGGCTAACTCTGACGCATGAAATGGCGCGCGTGCTCGCCGTCGAACAGCTTTATCGCGCCTTTGCGATTAATCGCGGATTGCCTTATCAGAAATAA
- the nadD gene encoding nicotinate-nucleotide adenylyltransferase, which produces MEAKRAAIYGGTFDPLHNGHLKVARRVQKLFGLDELFFVPACVPPHKRGAGISSAFHRFAMLALATQQDEPLRVSTVELDSPERPYAVETVARMQEQLGADYRLFFVMGADSWSEITTWREWQRLLTMCDHIVVTRPGYELNKSAAVANLIDLRGTTDEEINALVSESESPRVFVTDAVFEDVSATAIRAAARQGDTNALIKLVPPEVASYIEKYRLYRN; this is translated from the coding sequence ATGGAAGCGAAACGCGCAGCGATTTACGGCGGCACGTTTGATCCGTTGCACAACGGCCACCTGAAAGTGGCCCGCCGCGTGCAGAAGTTGTTCGGGCTCGACGAATTATTTTTTGTTCCGGCGTGCGTGCCTCCGCATAAACGTGGTGCAGGTATCAGTTCCGCGTTTCACCGGTTCGCGATGTTGGCGCTGGCGACGCAGCAGGATGAGCCGCTGCGAGTTTCGACAGTCGAACTGGATAGTCCGGAGCGGCCGTACGCAGTTGAGACCGTCGCGCGGATGCAGGAACAACTCGGCGCTGATTACCGTTTGTTCTTTGTCATGGGAGCTGATTCGTGGTCAGAGATTACGACCTGGCGCGAATGGCAGCGGTTGCTGACAATGTGCGATCACATCGTCGTCACCCGGCCAGGCTACGAACTGAATAAGTCGGCGGCGGTAGCCAACCTGATCGATCTTCGGGGAACGACCGATGAAGAGATTAACGCTCTGGTCAGTGAGTCAGAATCGCCTCGAGTGTTTGTGACGGATGCGGTGTTCGAGGACGTTTCGGCTACTGCGATTCGGGCCGCGGCGAGACAGGGAGACACGAACGCATTAATAAAATTGGTGCCGCCCGAAGTGGCGAGCTACATTGAGAAATACAGACTTTACAGGAATTAG
- a CDS encoding sigma-54 dependent transcriptional regulator gives MLELVALSEAMREAAAMAERVAATDANVLVTGESGAGKDALATFIHAQSRRAHQAFVKIDCATLPADLLEAELFGYERGAFTGAGEAKPGRLEAAHRGTLVLDEIAHLPLDAQAKLLRVIEQREFERLGGRKTISVDARLIALTNADLKNAVERRAFRDDLFYRLNVVHIVVPPLRDRQKDLEPLARLFAAMYAQKHGTRAKKISPEALRFLKSYDFPGNVRELANIIERAVIVADGLSIEPAHLPEGLRAAAERRARENRPLTLAEIEANYIREVLAAAKGNKTEAARILGISRKNLYERLAREEQTSAVRHQTSDDSKDKAMSDI, from the coding sequence GTGCTCGAACTGGTGGCGTTGTCGGAAGCGATGCGCGAAGCGGCTGCGATGGCCGAACGCGTCGCCGCCACTGACGCCAACGTGCTGGTCACCGGCGAGTCAGGCGCAGGCAAGGACGCCTTGGCTACCTTCATCCATGCGCAGTCGCGGCGCGCGCACCAGGCTTTCGTAAAGATTGATTGCGCGACCTTGCCGGCGGACCTGCTCGAAGCCGAGTTATTCGGCTACGAACGCGGCGCGTTTACCGGCGCTGGGGAAGCGAAGCCCGGGCGTTTGGAAGCGGCGCATCGCGGGACGCTGGTGCTGGATGAAATTGCGCACCTGCCGCTCGACGCGCAGGCGAAGCTTTTGCGCGTGATCGAGCAGCGCGAGTTTGAACGGCTCGGCGGTCGCAAGACGATTTCAGTGGATGCGCGGCTAATCGCACTGACGAACGCTGACTTGAAAAATGCAGTCGAGCGTCGCGCGTTTCGAGACGATCTGTTTTATCGGCTGAACGTCGTCCACATTGTGGTGCCGCCGTTACGCGACCGGCAGAAGGATTTGGAGCCATTGGCGCGGTTGTTCGCGGCCATGTACGCGCAGAAGCACGGCACGCGCGCGAAAAAGATTTCGCCGGAGGCGCTGCGATTTTTGAAAAGTTATGATTTCCCCGGCAACGTTCGCGAGCTTGCGAACATCATTGAGCGCGCGGTGATCGTGGCTGATGGTTTGAGCATTGAGCCTGCGCATTTGCCGGAAGGCTTGCGCGCTGCCGCCGAGCGCCGCGCCCGAGAGAATCGCCCGCTGACGCTGGCGGAGATCGAAGCGAACTACATCCGCGAGGTTCTGGCGGCGGCGAAGGGGAACAAAACGGAAGCGGCGCGCATACTCGGTATCAGCCGCAAGAACTTGTACGAGCGGCTGGCGCGGGAAGAACAGACTTCAGCGGTCAGACATCAGACGTCCGACGACAGCAAAGACAAGGCGATGTCTGACATCTGA
- the rsfS gene encoding ribosome silencing factor, with translation MSQNLKEKVLSSEVQAASTGRRAGASEPANPADFDERIRRALHAAAEKKALDLTVLDLRGVATFTDYFIISTGANKRQMQAIADEIVDQLKRRGSRAARVEGYQGAEWILVDYGDFIVHVFDEKSRRFYDLEYLWREAKRLNVSPELLESVISNLKSESSNSATQSSLKEE, from the coding sequence ATGAGTCAGAATTTGAAAGAAAAGGTCTTGAGTTCTGAAGTGCAGGCAGCGAGCACCGGCCGGCGCGCCGGTGCGTCCGAGCCTGCGAATCCGGCTGATTTCGACGAGCGGATTCGTCGCGCGCTGCACGCGGCCGCCGAAAAGAAGGCGCTTGATTTGACGGTGTTGGATCTGCGCGGCGTTGCGACGTTCACGGATTACTTCATCATCTCGACGGGCGCGAACAAGCGGCAGATGCAGGCGATCGCTGATGAAATTGTCGATCAGTTGAAGCGGCGCGGCTCGCGGGCGGCGCGCGTCGAAGGCTATCAGGGCGCCGAATGGATTCTGGTGGATTACGGCGACTTTATCGTGCATGTGTTCGATGAGAAGTCGCGACGCTTTTATGACCTTGAGTATCTGTGGCGTGAAGCGAAGCGTCTGAACGTGTCGCCGGAGTTGCTGGAATCTGTGATCTCAAATCTGAAATCTGAGAGCTCAAATTCTGCGACCCAGAGTTCTTTGAAAGAGGAATAG